The Streptomyces nitrosporeus genome includes a window with the following:
- a CDS encoding TerD family protein, producing MGASMTMQKGTNVAVPARSVRVELGWRSSPGAPDVDASALLLVSGKVRDDADFVFYNQPEHRSGAVRHEGKRTGSGGVTDTLVVDFGRMEGSVDRVVVAASADGGTFGRVTGLYVRVLDQAGGAEIARFESADATVETAFILGELYLRQGAWKFRAVGQGYDTGLEGLATDFGISVDEPQRSAPPRPAPSAPQPRVAPRPAPAASAPQPPAPPAPPARPVRLTKVTLTKEAPSVSLTKQGGTTGTLRVNLNWEVRKQFKGWGAKLGRAVAVHADLDLDLCALYELTDGRKGVVQALGNAFGALDRPPYIHLDGDDRTGAVSTGENLTVNLDHRERLRRVLIFVTIYEGARSFADLHATVTLQPQNGAAIDFSLDECTVPSTVCALALITNNGTGELMVQREARYLVPQRGVSPQRTIDAAYGWGMNWTPGRK from the coding sequence ATGGGGGCGAGCATGACCATGCAAAAGGGAACCAATGTCGCGGTGCCGGCCCGGAGCGTACGGGTCGAATTGGGGTGGCGCAGCTCGCCCGGGGCGCCGGACGTCGACGCCTCGGCGCTCCTTCTCGTCTCCGGAAAGGTGCGCGACGACGCCGACTTCGTCTTCTACAACCAGCCGGAGCACCGTTCGGGGGCGGTCCGCCACGAGGGCAAAAGGACCGGCTCCGGCGGTGTCACGGACACTCTCGTGGTCGACTTCGGCCGTATGGAAGGGTCCGTAGACCGCGTCGTCGTCGCGGCGTCGGCGGACGGCGGCACCTTCGGCCGGGTGACCGGCCTCTACGTACGCGTCCTGGACCAGGCCGGCGGAGCGGAGATCGCACGCTTCGAGAGTGCCGACGCCACCGTGGAGACCGCCTTCATCCTGGGCGAGCTCTACCTGCGTCAGGGCGCCTGGAAGTTCCGCGCGGTGGGACAGGGCTACGACACCGGACTGGAGGGCCTGGCAACGGACTTCGGGATCTCCGTCGACGAACCGCAGCGGTCCGCCCCGCCCCGGCCGGCCCCCTCCGCCCCGCAGCCGCGGGTGGCCCCCCGGCCCGCCCCGGCCGCCTCCGCCCCTCAGCCCCCGGCGCCGCCCGCGCCGCCCGCCCGGCCGGTGCGGCTCACCAAGGTCACGCTGACCAAGGAAGCCCCCTCCGTCTCGCTGACGAAGCAGGGCGGCACCACGGGCACGCTGCGCGTGAACCTCAACTGGGAGGTGCGCAAGCAGTTCAAGGGCTGGGGAGCCAAGCTGGGCAGGGCCGTCGCCGTGCACGCCGACCTCGACCTCGACCTCTGCGCGCTCTACGAACTCACCGACGGGCGCAAGGGAGTCGTCCAGGCCCTGGGGAACGCCTTCGGCGCCCTCGACCGGCCGCCGTACATCCATCTCGACGGCGACGACCGCACGGGCGCCGTCTCCACCGGCGAGAACCTCACCGTCAACCTCGACCACAGGGAACGGCTGCGCCGCGTCCTGATCTTCGTCACCATCTACGAGGGCGCCCGCAGCTTCGCCGACCTCCACGCCACCGTCACCCTCCAGCCGCAGAACGGCGCCGCGATCGACTTCTCCCTCGACGAGTGCACGGTGCCCTCCACGGTGTGCGCCCTCGCCCTGATCACCAATAACGGCACCGGGGAACTCATGGTGCAGCGCGAGGCCCGCTACCTCGTACCCCAGCGAGGGGTGAGCCCCCAGCGGACCATCGACGCCGCCTACGGCTGGGGCATGAACTGGACGCCCGGCCGCAAGTGA
- a CDS encoding glutamate racemase, with protein MKIALMDSGIGLLAAAAAVRKLRPDADLVLSSDPGSMPWGPRTPEGVAECALAVARVAAAHRPDALIVACNTASVHALPALRDELEPGIPVIGTVPAIKPAASGGGPVAIWATPATTGSPYQRGLISTFAQGVQVTEVPCPGLADAVENADGTGIDRAVAAAAALTPPGVSAVVLGCTHYELVADRISAAVRQPGRPAPVLYGSAEAVAAQALRRTGAVPAPSAGPSGTLTVLLGGHVAELPVAALAYPQGLLLGAVSPAL; from the coding sequence GTGAAGATCGCACTCATGGACTCGGGAATCGGCCTGCTCGCGGCCGCGGCCGCGGTACGCAAGCTGCGGCCCGACGCCGATCTGGTGCTGTCCTCGGACCCCGGGTCGATGCCCTGGGGGCCACGCACCCCGGAGGGGGTCGCCGAGTGCGCGCTCGCCGTGGCCCGGGTCGCCGCCGCCCACCGCCCCGACGCGCTGATCGTCGCCTGCAACACCGCCTCCGTCCACGCGCTGCCCGCGCTGCGCGACGAACTGGAGCCCGGCATCCCGGTCATCGGCACGGTGCCCGCGATCAAGCCGGCCGCGTCCGGCGGCGGACCGGTGGCCATCTGGGCGACCCCGGCGACCACCGGCAGCCCCTACCAGCGCGGGCTGATCAGCACCTTCGCCCAGGGCGTCCAGGTGACCGAGGTCCCGTGCCCCGGGCTCGCCGACGCCGTGGAGAACGCGGACGGGACGGGGATCGACCGCGCCGTCGCCGCCGCCGCCGCGCTGACCCCGCCCGGTGTGAGCGCCGTCGTCCTCGGCTGCACCCATTACGAGCTGGTGGCGGACCGCATCAGCGCCGCCGTCCGGCAGCCCGGCCGCCCGGCGCCCGTCCTGTACGGCTCCGCGGAGGCGGTCGCCGCCCAGGCGCTGCGCCGTACCGGCGCCGTGCCCGCCCCGTCGGCCGGACCCTCCGGCACCCTCACCGTGCTGCTCGGCGGACACGTCGCCGAACTGCCCGTCGCCGCACTGGCCTATCCGCAGGGCCTTCTTCTGGGAGCCGTCAGCCCGGCCCTCTGA
- a CDS encoding right-handed parallel beta-helix repeat-containing protein, with amino-acid sequence MAQGTVQVTHTGTSRWRRRTGEYASLSAALEAAADGDVLTVAPGTYRENLVVHRAVTLRGPEGSVGSVRIAPVDGVPLTVRAAAVIRDIHVEGQDSAAPALLVEEGTPELSDLRIVTRSAVGVEVRGGARPTVRRCGVDNPAGVGIAVLDGSGGLFEECEIVSAGQSGVSVRDGARPRFDRCRVHHASGAGLSVTGEGSVLEAVGCEIYEIKGSGVQVTGRGAAHLSECTVHRTSADGVTLDTDAVLTLADCDIHDIPENAIDLRSRSVLTLTRSAVRRFGRNGLSVWDPGTRVDANQCEIHDSTGDYPAVWVSDGAAVVLDACRVHDVPDALFVLDRGSRADVVDSDLSQIRNTAVSVSDGATAQLDDCRIREASTGAWFRDHGSGGTLNNCTIDTVQTGVIVTKGADPTIERCTVTSPAEAGFYVSAEGRGTFRGCRVTGSEGYGFHVMDGCRSTLSRCRTERCARGGYEFADGFAPHGEGRSGGPVVEDCTSDESGLRTRATPLAPAPPVSVPAAPDRSSPGLLGTLPGPRTTEPSPAPSAPVAALPAQAHDGPRREAGDVLGELDALVGLDSVKREVRALTDMIEVGRQRRLAGLKAASVRRHLVFTGSPGTGKTTVARLYGEILASLGVLEHGHLVEVSRVDLVGEHIGSTAIRTQEAFDRARGGVLFVDEAYALSPEDSGRDFGREAIDTLVKLMEDHRDAVVVIVAGYTHEMERFLTVNPGVASRFSRTITFSDYLPEELLRIVEQQAEEHEYRLADGTGAALLTYFTALPKGPAFGNGRTARQTFESMVERHAGRVAQLAQPSTDDLTLLYPEDLPVLP; translated from the coding sequence ATGGCACAGGGCACGGTCCAGGTGACGCACACCGGCACATCGCGATGGCGGCGCCGCACGGGCGAGTACGCCTCCCTCTCCGCGGCTCTGGAGGCGGCGGCCGACGGTGACGTCCTGACGGTCGCCCCGGGCACCTACCGGGAGAATCTGGTCGTCCACCGGGCGGTGACCCTGCGCGGCCCCGAGGGGTCCGTCGGCTCGGTGCGGATCGCGCCGGTGGACGGTGTGCCGCTGACCGTCCGTGCCGCCGCCGTGATCCGCGACATCCATGTGGAGGGCCAGGACTCGGCGGCTCCGGCCCTGCTCGTCGAGGAGGGGACGCCGGAGCTCTCGGACCTGCGCATCGTGACCAGGTCGGCCGTGGGCGTCGAGGTGCGGGGCGGTGCGCGGCCCACCGTGCGCCGCTGCGGCGTGGACAATCCGGCCGGGGTCGGCATCGCCGTGCTCGACGGCTCCGGGGGCCTGTTCGAAGAGTGCGAGATCGTCTCGGCGGGGCAGTCCGGTGTCTCCGTACGCGACGGCGCCCGCCCCCGGTTCGACCGCTGCCGCGTCCACCACGCGTCGGGGGCCGGTCTGAGCGTGACGGGCGAGGGCAGTGTGCTGGAGGCGGTGGGCTGCGAGATCTACGAGATCAAGGGGAGCGGGGTGCAGGTCACCGGCCGAGGGGCGGCCCACCTCTCCGAGTGCACGGTCCACCGGACCTCCGCGGACGGCGTGACACTGGACACCGACGCCGTGCTCACCCTCGCCGACTGCGACATCCACGACATCCCGGAGAACGCCATCGACCTGCGGTCGCGGTCGGTGCTCACCCTGACCCGGTCGGCCGTGCGCCGGTTCGGCCGCAACGGCCTCTCGGTCTGGGACCCCGGCACACGGGTCGACGCCAACCAGTGCGAGATCCACGACAGCACCGGCGACTACCCCGCGGTCTGGGTCAGCGACGGTGCCGCGGTCGTCCTCGACGCCTGCCGGGTCCACGACGTCCCCGACGCCCTGTTCGTCCTCGACCGCGGCTCCCGCGCCGATGTGGTGGACAGCGACCTCTCGCAGATCCGCAACACGGCCGTCTCGGTGAGCGACGGGGCGACCGCCCAGCTCGACGACTGCCGTATCCGGGAGGCTTCCACGGGTGCCTGGTTCCGCGACCACGGCAGCGGCGGCACCCTGAACAACTGCACCATCGACACGGTGCAGACCGGTGTCATCGTCACCAAGGGCGCCGACCCGACGATCGAGCGCTGCACGGTCACCTCGCCCGCCGAGGCCGGTTTCTACGTCTCCGCCGAGGGCCGCGGCACCTTCCGCGGCTGCCGTGTCACCGGCAGCGAGGGATACGGCTTCCACGTGATGGACGGCTGCCGCTCCACCCTCAGCCGCTGCCGCACCGAGCGCTGCGCGCGCGGGGGGTACGAGTTCGCCGACGGTTTCGCCCCGCACGGCGAGGGCCGTTCCGGCGGCCCGGTGGTCGAGGACTGCACGAGTGACGAGAGCGGGCTGCGGACCCGCGCCACGCCCCTGGCGCCCGCTCCGCCGGTGTCCGTCCCGGCCGCCCCGGACCGGTCTTCGCCGGGGCTGCTCGGCACGCTTCCCGGGCCGCGGACCACGGAGCCCTCCCCCGCCCCCTCCGCGCCCGTCGCCGCTCTTCCCGCGCAGGCGCACGACGGGCCCCGGCGCGAGGCGGGTGACGTCCTGGGCGAGCTGGACGCGCTGGTGGGCCTGGACAGCGTCAAACGCGAGGTGCGGGCGCTGACGGACATGATCGAGGTCGGACGGCAACGCCGGCTGGCCGGCCTGAAGGCGGCGTCGGTGCGCCGGCACCTCGTCTTCACCGGCTCCCCCGGCACGGGCAAGACGACCGTCGCCCGGCTGTACGGCGAGATCCTCGCCTCCCTCGGAGTGCTGGAGCACGGCCATCTGGTGGAGGTGTCCCGGGTCGACCTGGTCGGTGAGCACATCGGTTCCACCGCCATCCGGACCCAGGAGGCGTTCGACCGGGCGCGCGGCGGTGTCCTCTTCGTCGACGAGGCGTACGCCCTGTCACCGGAGGACTCGGGGCGGGACTTCGGCCGGGAGGCCATCGACACCCTGGTGAAGCTGATGGAGGACCACCGGGACGCGGTCGTGGTGATCGTGGCCGGGTACACCCACGAGATGGAGCGCTTCCTCACCGTCAACCCGGGTGTGGCGTCCCGTTTCTCGCGCACCATCACCTTCAGCGACTACCTGCCCGAGGAGCTGCTGCGGATCGTCGAGCAGCAGGCCGAGGAGCACGAGTACCGTCTGGCGGACGGGACGGGGGCAGCGCTGCTCACCTACTTCACGGCGCTGCCCAAGGGGCCCGCCTTCGGCAACGGCCGTACCGCACGGCAGACGTTCGAGTCGATGGTCGAGCGCCACGCGGGCCGGGTCGCGCAGCTGGCGCAGCCCAGTACGGACGATCTCACCCTGCTCTACCCGGAGGACCTCCCCGTGCTGCCCTGA
- the lnt gene encoding apolipoprotein N-acyltransferase — translation MSATVTTAEPQAAPATPRRKPWPRLVRPAAAVLSGVLLYLSFPPRPLWWLVLPGFALLGWVLSARGPRAALGLGLLAGLGFMLPLLHWTGEEVGPVPWLALALAEALFIAVGCVGIAAVSRLPYQPFWAAAVWTLDEAVRARVPFGGFPWGKIAFGQADSPFLPLAALGGTPLLTFAVVLCGFGLLEAARQVHRHRTTRAVPRAAVAAAATTVAVPALAALAALPLVDASAEDGTATVAAIQGNVPRLGLDFNSQRRAVLDNHAKRTEQLAEDVKAGREPQPDLVLWPENSSDLDPYRNPDAREVIDKAVRAIGAPTVIGAVLSPDTGALRNTLIQWDPQDGPVDTYDKRHIQPFGEYMPMRSFVRIFSKDVDRVQRDFGPGTEVGVFDLAGTRVALVTCYEAAFDDAVRDTVKHGGQFIAVPSNNATFGRSEMTYQQLAMSQVRAVEHGRSVVVPVTSGVSAVIRPDGTIVEKTGMFTPDALVDQVPLRSSLTPATRLGPLPEGVVALVAVAGLGWVTVRAVRARRDRGARPQDVPAAT, via the coding sequence GTGAGCGCCACCGTCACCACCGCCGAACCGCAGGCCGCCCCCGCGACCCCGCGCAGGAAGCCGTGGCCGCGGCTCGTCCGCCCGGCCGCCGCCGTCCTCTCGGGTGTGCTGCTGTACCTGAGCTTCCCGCCCCGCCCCCTGTGGTGGCTGGTGCTGCCGGGCTTCGCGCTGCTGGGCTGGGTCCTGTCCGCACGCGGACCGCGCGCCGCCCTGGGCCTCGGGCTCCTCGCGGGCCTCGGGTTCATGCTGCCGCTGCTGCACTGGACGGGTGAGGAGGTCGGCCCCGTCCCGTGGCTCGCGCTCGCGCTGGCCGAGGCCCTCTTCATCGCCGTCGGGTGCGTGGGCATCGCGGCCGTCTCCAGGCTCCCGTACCAGCCGTTCTGGGCGGCGGCCGTATGGACGCTGGACGAGGCCGTTCGGGCCCGGGTGCCCTTCGGCGGCTTCCCCTGGGGCAAGATCGCCTTCGGCCAGGCCGACAGCCCGTTCCTCCCGCTCGCCGCGCTCGGCGGCACCCCGCTGCTCACCTTCGCCGTGGTCCTGTGCGGCTTCGGACTCCTCGAAGCCGCACGGCAGGTCCACCGCCACCGCACCACCCGCGCCGTGCCCCGGGCCGCCGTGGCCGCGGCGGCCACCACCGTCGCCGTACCCGCGCTCGCCGCGCTCGCCGCCCTGCCGCTGGTCGACGCCTCGGCCGAGGACGGCACCGCCACCGTCGCCGCGATCCAGGGCAACGTGCCGCGGCTGGGCCTCGACTTCAACTCCCAGCGCCGGGCGGTCCTGGACAACCACGCCAAGCGCACCGAACAGCTCGCCGAGGACGTGAAGGCGGGGAGGGAACCGCAGCCCGACCTCGTGCTGTGGCCGGAGAACTCCTCCGACCTCGACCCCTACCGCAACCCCGACGCCCGCGAGGTGATCGACAAGGCCGTCAGGGCCATCGGCGCGCCCACCGTCATCGGCGCCGTGCTGTCCCCCGACACGGGCGCGCTGCGCAACACCCTGATCCAGTGGGACCCGCAGGACGGCCCCGTCGACACGTACGACAAGCGGCACATCCAGCCGTTCGGCGAGTACATGCCCATGCGGTCCTTCGTGCGGATCTTCAGCAAGGACGTCGACCGGGTCCAGCGGGACTTCGGCCCCGGCACGGAGGTCGGTGTGTTCGACCTCGCGGGGACCAGGGTCGCCCTGGTGACCTGCTACGAGGCCGCGTTCGACGACGCGGTGCGCGACACGGTGAAGCACGGGGGCCAGTTCATCGCGGTCCCCAGCAACAACGCCACCTTCGGACGCAGCGAGATGACCTACCAGCAGCTCGCGATGTCCCAGGTGCGGGCGGTGGAACACGGGCGGTCCGTGGTCGTCCCCGTCACCAGCGGGGTCAGCGCGGTGATCCGGCCGGACGGCACGATCGTGGAGAAGACCGGGATGTTCACCCCGGACGCCCTGGTCGACCAGGTACCGCTGCGGTCCTCGCTCACTCCGGCGACCCGGCTGGGCCCCCTGCCCGAAGGCGTCGTCGCACTCGTGGCCGTGGCCGGGCTCGGCTGGGTCACGGTCCGCGCCGTACGCGCCCGGCGGGACCGCGGGGCGCGGCCCCAGGACGTGCCGGCGGCCACGTAG
- a CDS encoding Rv1733c family protein has translation MALRAVAGIRRWRHNPLCRPTDRHEAWLALTALLLMLVAAPLLGHLCASRTGEALRETVRAQHAQRHRATAVVVRESPGGASSFDGLSEGAVAEGGTRTSVVAEWRAPDGTARTGTVPAPADSAVPGTRIRIWTDDRGGPAPRPMDATAARTHAVLAGVGAALLTTGAVEAARRVVLRGMTRRRYARIDRAWARTGPDWGRTGAGS, from the coding sequence GTGGCGTTGAGGGCGGTCGCGGGCATCCGGCGGTGGCGGCACAATCCTCTGTGCCGGCCGACGGACCGTCATGAGGCCTGGCTGGCCCTGACCGCCCTGCTGCTGATGCTGGTGGCGGCCCCTCTGCTCGGCCACCTGTGCGCCTCGCGCACCGGCGAGGCGCTGCGGGAGACGGTGCGCGCGCAGCACGCGCAGCGGCACCGCGCGACGGCCGTCGTGGTGCGGGAGTCACCGGGCGGGGCGTCCTCCTTCGACGGCCTTTCCGAGGGCGCCGTGGCCGAGGGCGGCACCCGCACCTCCGTGGTGGCCGAGTGGAGGGCCCCGGACGGCACGGCGCGTACGGGCACGGTGCCGGCGCCCGCGGACAGCGCCGTCCCCGGCACCCGGATCCGGATATGGACGGACGACCGGGGCGGTCCCGCGCCGCGGCCCATGGACGCGACGGCCGCGCGCACCCACGCCGTACTGGCGGGTGTGGGGGCGGCCCTGCTCACCACCGGTGCGGTGGAGGCGGCCCGCAGGGTGGTCCTGCGGGGCATGACGCGGCGCCGGTACGCACGGATCGACCGCGCCTGGGCGAGAACGGGCCCCGACTGGGGCAGAACGGGCGCGGGCAGCTGA
- a CDS encoding NUDIX hydrolase — protein MSTPDFIREIRATAGHQLLLLPGVSAVVFDDAGRVLLGRRADTGAWSVVGGIPEPGEEPAATAEREVYEETAVRCVAERVVLTQALKPVQYPNGDRCQYLDITFRCRATGGEARVNDDESLEVGWFSVDALPPLSEFALFRIKQSLADGPAWFAPGTAATGA, from the coding sequence ATGTCCACTCCCGACTTCATCCGCGAGATCCGTGCCACCGCCGGCCATCAGCTGCTTCTGCTTCCGGGTGTCTCCGCCGTCGTCTTCGACGACGCGGGCAGGGTCCTGCTCGGCCGGCGCGCCGACACCGGCGCATGGTCGGTCGTCGGCGGTATCCCGGAGCCCGGGGAGGAGCCCGCGGCGACCGCGGAGCGCGAGGTGTACGAGGAGACGGCGGTGCGCTGTGTCGCGGAGCGGGTGGTCCTCACCCAGGCGCTGAAGCCGGTCCAGTACCCCAACGGCGACCGCTGCCAGTACCTCGACATCACCTTCCGCTGCCGGGCGACCGGTGGTGAGGCGAGGGTCAACGACGACGAGTCGCTGGAGGTGGGCTGGTTCTCCGTCGACGCGCTGCCGCCCCTGAGCGAGTTCGCGCTGTTCCGGATCAAGCAGTCCCTCGCCGACGGACCGGCCTGGTTCGCGCCGGGCACCGCGGCCACCGGGGCCTGA
- a CDS encoding glycosyltransferase, whose protein sequence is MSAVAWIAVVSLSAWVWLLLGQGFFWRTDQRLPDRPEPVRWPSVAVVVPARNEAAMLPVSLPSLLAQDYPGAAEVFLADDCSDDGTGELARALSDRCGGLPLTVVVPGEPEPGWTGKLWALRHGIAAARRRNPEFLLLTDADIAHEPDSLRELVRAAGAGGPDGEGLDLVSQMARLRVASAWERLVVPAFVYFFGQLYPFRWVNRKGARTAAAAGGCVLLRTRAAERARIPESIRQAVIDDVSLARAVQRSGGRIWLGLADRVDSVRPYPGLADLWRMVSRSAYAQLRHSPPLLAATVAGLLLVYAVPPVALVAGLVRGDPAAAWAGGAAWAVMAGTYMPVLGYYRQSLWLAPLLPFTAVLYLLMTIDSAVQHRRGRGAAWKGRTYARPEAAPEQ, encoded by the coding sequence GTGAGCGCCGTTGCCTGGATCGCCGTCGTGTCGTTGTCCGCGTGGGTGTGGCTGCTGCTGGGCCAGGGGTTCTTCTGGCGCACCGACCAGCGGCTGCCCGACCGCCCCGAGCCCGTGCGCTGGCCCTCGGTGGCCGTGGTGGTGCCCGCGAGGAACGAGGCCGCGATGCTGCCGGTGAGCCTGCCGTCCCTGCTGGCCCAGGACTATCCCGGGGCCGCGGAGGTCTTCCTGGCCGACGACTGCAGCGACGACGGGACGGGCGAGCTGGCACGGGCCCTGTCCGACCGGTGCGGGGGGCTGCCGCTGACGGTGGTGGTCCCGGGCGAACCCGAACCGGGCTGGACCGGCAAGCTCTGGGCGCTGCGGCACGGGATCGCGGCGGCACGGCGGCGGAATCCGGAGTTCCTGCTGCTGACGGACGCGGACATCGCGCACGAGCCGGACAGTCTGCGCGAGCTGGTCCGGGCGGCCGGCGCCGGCGGTCCGGACGGCGAGGGCCTCGACCTGGTCTCCCAGATGGCGCGGCTGCGGGTGGCGAGTGCCTGGGAACGGCTCGTCGTGCCGGCCTTCGTCTACTTCTTCGGTCAGCTCTACCCCTTCCGGTGGGTGAACCGGAAGGGCGCGCGGACGGCCGCGGCGGCGGGCGGCTGCGTCCTGCTCCGTACCCGTGCGGCCGAGCGGGCCCGGATTCCCGAGTCCATCCGGCAGGCGGTGATCGACGACGTGTCGCTGGCCCGCGCCGTGCAGCGCTCCGGCGGGCGGATCTGGCTGGGGCTCGCGGACCGGGTGGACAGCGTGCGGCCCTATCCGGGGCTGGCCGACCTGTGGCGGATGGTGTCCCGGAGTGCGTACGCCCAGCTCCGGCACAGCCCGCCGTTGCTCGCCGCGACGGTGGCGGGCCTGCTGCTGGTCTACGCCGTCCCGCCCGTCGCGCTGGTGGCGGGGCTGGTGAGGGGTGATCCGGCGGCGGCGTGGGCGGGCGGCGCCGCGTGGGCCGTGATGGCGGGCACGTACATGCCGGTCCTCGGCTACTACCGGCAGTCGCTGTGGCTCGCGCCGCTGCTGCCGTTCACCGCGGTCCTCTACCTCCTGATGACGATCGACTCGGCGGTGCAGCACCGCCGCGGGCGGGGCGCGGCCTGGAAGGGGCGTACGTACGCCCGGCCCGAGGCCGCGCCCGAACAGTGA
- a CDS encoding MOSC domain-containing protein — protein sequence MVIPVLTALRIHPVKSLTAVAVDEAVVDLWGLRGDRRWMLVDGSGKAVTQRQEPRVALVRAEALPDGGVLVSAPGCEPLAVKVPAPSATVPADLFRRTVEVVEADPAAHAWFSALLGTEIRLVHLDEPSHRRLIDPEYARPGETVSLADGFPLLLTSSASLDALNGLVAQGDHPEEGPLPMDRFRPNVVVDGTAPWAEDDWKRVAIGDVPFRVAKPCGRCVVTTTDQRTAERGKEPLRTLARHRRSGAHLLFGQNLIPDATGVIRVGDPVRVLD from the coding sequence ATGGTCATCCCGGTTCTCACAGCCCTCCGTATCCACCCGGTGAAGTCGCTGACCGCGGTCGCGGTGGACGAGGCGGTCGTCGATCTCTGGGGGCTCCGGGGCGATCGCCGGTGGATGCTGGTCGACGGGTCGGGGAAGGCCGTCACCCAGCGACAGGAGCCCCGGGTGGCCCTGGTCCGTGCCGAAGCCCTGCCGGACGGCGGGGTGCTGGTGTCCGCGCCGGGGTGTGAGCCGCTGGCGGTGAAGGTCCCCGCGCCGTCCGCGACGGTCCCCGCCGATCTCTTCCGCAGGACCGTCGAGGTGGTGGAGGCGGACCCGGCGGCGCACGCCTGGTTCAGCGCACTGCTCGGTACGGAGATCCGGCTCGTCCATCTCGACGAGCCCTCGCACCGCCGGCTCATCGACCCCGAGTACGCCCGGCCCGGCGAGACCGTCTCGCTCGCCGACGGCTTTCCGCTGCTGCTCACCTCGTCCGCCTCCCTGGACGCGCTCAACGGCCTCGTGGCACAGGGGGACCACCCGGAGGAGGGCCCGCTGCCGATGGACCGCTTCCGGCCGAACGTGGTGGTGGACGGCACGGCGCCGTGGGCGGAGGACGACTGGAAGCGCGTCGCGATCGGGGACGTCCCCTTCCGGGTGGCCAAGCCGTGCGGGCGCTGCGTGGTGACGACGACCGACCAGCGGACCGCGGAGCGCGGGAAGGAGCCGCTGCGTACACTCGCCCGCCACCGCCGGTCGGGCGCCCATCTGCTCTTCGGCCAGAACCTCATCCCCGACGCGACCGGGGTCATCAGGGTCGGGGACCCGGTCCGGGTCCTCGACTGA
- a CDS encoding DUF6643 family protein has protein sequence MTSPRSTYGGGYHTAPSFPETPIYDSLVAERGTPQIAPIRVPAAYDTGNSYLPALPSALPALPAAPSPQPSGSYGYPQQTGQPQYQNAGTQPAPMMQPAQLQPAPTPYIPQQPAAPRGYQQQPPPPPQYQQRPAAGYEAMRPMSPRPAPAPAPSQAPYEDPYNRPYQNRGY, from the coding sequence ATGACCTCCCCCCGCTCCACCTACGGTGGCGGTTACCACACCGCGCCGTCGTTCCCCGAGACCCCGATCTACGACTCCCTGGTCGCCGAGCGGGGCACCCCTCAGATCGCACCGATCCGAGTTCCTGCCGCCTACGACACCGGCAACAGCTACCTGCCGGCTCTGCCTTCGGCGCTCCCGGCCCTGCCGGCGGCACCGTCACCGCAGCCCTCCGGGTCCTACGGCTATCCGCAGCAGACGGGGCAGCCGCAGTACCAGAACGCGGGGACGCAGCCGGCGCCGATGATGCAGCCCGCACAGCTGCAGCCCGCGCCGACCCCGTACATCCCGCAGCAGCCCGCCGCCCCGCGCGGCTACCAGCAGCAACCGCCGCCGCCACCGCAGTACCAGCAGCGGCCTGCCGCCGGGTACGAGGCGATGCGGCCGATGTCGCCCCGGCCCGCCCCGGCGCCCGCGCCGTCCCAGGCGCCGTACGAGGACCCGTACAACCGCCCCTACCAGAACCGGGGATACTGA